A window of Candidatus Omnitrophota bacterium contains these coding sequences:
- a CDS encoding Rrf2 family transcriptional regulator, with protein sequence MKLSTRSTYGLRALVELALASGRGPLSASVVAKRQHLSVAYLEQLLHRLKRGGIISSVRGPRGGYALARAPSTMTMAEIVRILEGTSDDANGHGTAGGVAWLSNGRRPEAKRGRSRVSHDRHAQWVAQAVVRCVHERITQSLSAITLQHLCDEARAIAGEPLDHRYVFHI encoded by the coding sequence ATGAAACTCTCCACGCGATCGACGTATGGCCTGCGGGCCTTGGTCGAGCTGGCCTTGGCCTCAGGCCGAGGGCCGCTGTCGGCGAGTGTCGTGGCCAAGCGGCAGCATCTGTCCGTCGCGTACCTTGAGCAGCTGCTGCATCGGCTCAAGCGGGGCGGCATCATCAGCAGCGTGCGGGGGCCGCGCGGCGGCTATGCGCTGGCCAGAGCGCCATCGACCATGACGATGGCGGAGATCGTGCGCATCCTCGAGGGGACGAGCGACGACGCGAACGGCCATGGCACAGCCGGCGGTGTGGCATGGCTCAGCAACGGCCGTCGGCCTGAGGCGAAGCGCGGCCGATCTCGCGTGAGCCACGATCGCCATGCGCAGTGGGTCGCGCAGGCGGTGGTGCGGTGCGTGCACGAGCGGATCACGCAATCGCTGAGCGCGATCACGCTGCAGCATCTGTGCGATGAGGCGCGCGCGATCGCCGGCGAGCCGCTGGATCATCGGTATGTGTTCCATATCTAG